A window from Bdellovibrionales bacterium encodes these proteins:
- the infA gene encoding translation initiation factor IF-1, protein MAKEDLAQLDGKVIDALAGGIYKVQLDNNVEIAAKLCGKMRRFNIRVVVGDRVTVGVSPYDPTHGLIMYRHK, encoded by the coding sequence ATGGCAAAAGAAGATTTAGCTCAATTAGATGGTAAGGTTATAGATGCCCTCGCTGGGGGTATCTATAAGGTTCAATTGGACAACAATGTGGAAATTGCTGCAAAGTTGTGCGGTAAAATGCGCCGATTCAATATCCGTGTTGTGGTTGGTGACCGCGTGACTGTGGGAGTTTCCCCATACGATCCAACCCATGGCCTTATCATGTACCGTCACAAATAA
- the lpxD gene encoding UDP-3-O-(3-hydroxymyristoyl)glucosamine N-acyltransferase, which translates to MISAAKIHEIPGGVLTYVQGPLGAKVLKILPPEQSNAECLVFVGKQDQLELALKQNASIIIAHKSLKIPEKAHACFFTTPNIQLGMATVGPLFDKKIQRFQQEEHIHPRACVHPTAKLGKNVIVGPCAVIGAEVHIGDNSIIGANSVIESHAHIGHNTIIHPIAFIGAYCEIGSFCEIHPQVTIGADGFGFVPLKDSHPVKIPQIGIVVIEDHVEIGAGTTVDRAALTETRIRAGAKLDKQCHIAHNCDVGSNSLIAGGFMTAGSSKLGKNFMAGGNAVVSDHVTIADNVMIAGLSGVTNDVTEAGQYGGYPLQPLKDSLKTLASSVHLTNMRKQLSRIIKHLNLED; encoded by the coding sequence ATGATTAGCGCGGCAAAAATTCACGAAATTCCAGGCGGAGTTCTCACCTACGTTCAAGGTCCTCTCGGAGCGAAGGTTCTCAAAATCCTTCCACCAGAACAATCGAACGCTGAGTGTTTAGTCTTCGTCGGCAAGCAAGATCAACTGGAGCTCGCATTAAAGCAAAATGCCTCCATCATCATTGCCCACAAAAGCCTCAAAATTCCCGAGAAAGCCCACGCGTGCTTCTTTACGACACCCAATATCCAGTTGGGAATGGCGACGGTGGGACCTTTGTTTGACAAGAAGATCCAACGTTTCCAGCAAGAGGAGCACATTCACCCACGTGCCTGCGTTCATCCAACCGCGAAGCTTGGCAAAAACGTCATCGTCGGTCCTTGTGCGGTCATCGGTGCCGAGGTTCACATTGGCGACAACAGCATCATCGGCGCCAATTCCGTGATCGAGTCCCACGCCCACATTGGTCACAACACCATCATCCATCCGATTGCTTTTATCGGAGCGTACTGTGAAATTGGTTCGTTCTGCGAAATCCACCCACAGGTCACCATCGGTGCCGACGGCTTCGGCTTCGTCCCGCTTAAAGACTCCCATCCGGTGAAAATTCCGCAGATCGGCATTGTGGTGATCGAAGATCACGTCGAAATTGGCGCGGGCACAACAGTGGACCGTGCAGCTCTCACTGAGACTCGCATTCGCGCCGGAGCAAAACTCGATAAACAATGCCACATCGCTCACAATTGTGATGTCGGCAGCAACAGCTTGATCGCCGGCGGCTTCATGACCGCAGGTTCAAGTAAATTGGGCAAGAACTTTATGGCTGGCGGCAACGCAGTAGTTTCAGATCACGTGACTATCGCGGACAATGTGATGATCGCGGGGCTCTCGGGCGTCACAAATGATGTTACCGAGGCAGGTCAATATGGTGGCTATCCTTTACAACCTCTGAAAGATTCACTAAAAACTTTGGCAAGTTCGGTTCATCTCACGAACATGCGAAAGCAATTGAGCCGGATTATCAAACACCTGAATCTCGAAGATTAA